A segment of the Nitrospira sp. SG-bin1 genome:
TAACCATGGGACGCATGCGGAAGCCATCGAGGTCGTGTTCGACCCGGACATGCTGGCGTTCCGTAGCTTACTGGAAACGTTTTTCCAAATTCATGATCCTACGACGGTAGACCGCCAGGGTAACGATCGAGGCACGTCATACCGATCGGGAATTTACTACACCTCGGAGGCCCAGCGCATAGTGGCGGAAGAGACGATCGCCGATGTGAACGCGTCGGGATTATGGCCGGGCAAAGTGGTTACAGAAGTTCGACCGGCCGGTCCGTTTTGGCAGGCGGAACCGGAGCATCAGGATTATCTTGAACGATATCCCAACGGATATACCTGTCACTATTCAAGACCCAACTGGAAATTACCACGGCGGGCCTGAGTGGCCATGCCTTTCGTAGCGATGGGCCAGTTGAAACGTAACGTCTCCTCTCATGACTCCTGATGAGATGGTCGGTAACGCGCCGAACCTCCACAGAGCGTAAACAAACGGAGGTGCATGATGGCAATCAATAAAAAGACAACGAGTCTTGGCATGCCCTGGGAGAAGAAATACGGGTACGCCCAAGCGGTACAAGTCCGGGACACCATCTATATCGCTGGACAGATAAGCCATGACGACCAGGGCAATATCGTCGGTCGTGGAGATATGGAAGTTCAGATGCGGCGGGCATACGCCAACATCCAGAAGGTTCTCGCGGAGTACAACGCCACGATGGATAACGTCGTCGATGAAGTACTGTTTGTGACAGATATGGATGCCGCCTTGGCCTCGGCGGCCAAGTGCAGACAAGAAGTATTTTCCGGCACCCCGGTGGTGGCAAGCACCATCGTGCAAATACAGCGCCTCGCATTTCCTGAACTGATGATTGAGATTCGATGCATCGCGAGGACATGAGCCTAGCGGGCCCTTGCAGACTTACCCGAAAGGAGACACCTATGAAACGGATTGCTTTAATGCTGTTTGCGTTTGCAATGGTATCAGGTGCGGTAGCGGCCCAGGCCCAAACCTCTACATCGACTAACGAGCCTCCAGCCAAACTGATCGTGGACTCCCCAGTTCCGGACCTGCTGGCTCAGGGCCTTGTCTGGATCCCATGGCGGGTGGAGAACGTGCAAATCGGACCGGTGTTCGGCAAGGATGCCCTCAACGCGTCTCCGCGGGTGGGACATCTCCACATACATGTGGACGACCTGCCTTGGTTGTGGGCGGACTTTAGTAATAATCCGATCGATGTGGCTTTCTTGCCGGCCGGCCAGCACAAGATCCGGATCGAATTGGTGAACGCCATCCATCAGCCGGTTCCCGGTCAGTCCAAGACAGTTACGTTCACCATACCTAAAGGAGCGTCACCCTCTCAGTGAGGACGACGGAGGTGAACGTATCTCCGGGCAGCGGAAAGAATATGACCGTCAGGCTTCCAGAGAACACAACTCGGTCGACGGGCTTTCAGCGATGAACGTAGAGAAGCACAAGACATGGCACACCCCATTCTGGTCACCGGCGCCGCGGGGCGCATCGGCGGTGTAGGGCGCACGGTCACTGAGCTGCTGTTGAAACAAGGCAGAGCGGTACGGGCGATGGTGCGACAAGAAGACGTGCGCGCGCGGGCATTGCGCGA
Coding sequences within it:
- a CDS encoding peptide-methionine (S)-S-oxide reductase (this stereospecific enzymes reduces the S isomer of methionine sulfoxide while MsrB reduces the R form; provides protection against oxidative stress), which produces MSRTETAILAGGCFWGMQDLIRKLPGVLSTRVGYSGGDVPNATYRNHGTHAEAIEVVFDPDMLAFRSLLETFFQIHDPTTVDRQGNDRGTSYRSGIYYTSEAQRIVAEETIADVNASGLWPGKVVTEVRPAGPFWQAEPEHQDYLERYPNGYTCHYSRPNWKLPRRA